One Peptostreptococcus equinus genomic window carries:
- a CDS encoding U32 family peptidase, whose amino-acid sequence MKKKVELLAPVGSFESLKAAVQNGANAVYLGGTIFSARASAANFDKENLIEAVKYSHIRNCKVFVTVNTLIKESEKEEFVEYIKFLYEANVDALILQDIGMAKSIRERWPNFEIHASTQMVAHSLKDAKFLEDMGFSRVVLARELNIEEISYIVKNTNVDIEVFVHGALCVGYSGQCLMSTSIGTRSGNRGRCAQPCRKKYKLYDSEEKEYINTKGEYLLSPRDLNSIENVEELIKSGIYSFKIEGRMKKPEYVATVVNRYRKAMDSSINNSNYPIVQKDIDDLFSIFNRKFTQGYLFNKCGADIMNADKPNNRGLYIGKALIYDNKRKRLKIKLEKDLNKGDGLNIGGGDVGRIIDGKNIKTSARAGQTIEIDFPRYIKSGTDIYKTNDSELLNEARKTYQEGKELIKIPLDAKIDVNLNKKAKLIFRDNENIGQAISKSVVEKAIKVELSSEKLLSQISKLGNTPFEIDNINIELDKGVSMPISQINEMRRVAIEELYKEKIKIKRKHVYDKFIEYKNDLNRELIDNKNIVICKEDNKENILSVSCWTIDQLKASLDLDLDNIYFREPSLLIQALNLFKVYKEKNKIHSKFIIYLPRIVRNENTYVYSLLDNLRYEYMDLIDGFRVSNYGQIKYFKDNFRGKNLYISSWLNILNSESIAFYKELGAKNICISQEASANQISMLKDKDKLEYIVYGNTEMMISEYCPMGVLTKLCKKDKRDSKCNKSIYSLESEDGQKFRLKQDENCRTTIYAQECVNLIEDIKYLNNMGISNYEISLSFESYNESYDILALYKNFIDDELKNSKKVINNDKYNKLNIDIQLKKLTTKYNKIYNSGHLYKEID is encoded by the coding sequence ATGAAAAAAAAGGTGGAATTGTTGGCTCCTGTGGGTAGTTTTGAATCATTGAAGGCTGCAGTACAAAATGGTGCAAATGCTGTATATTTAGGAGGTACAATTTTTAGTGCTAGAGCAAGTGCTGCAAATTTTGATAAAGAAAATCTTATAGAAGCGGTTAAGTACTCCCATATAAGAAATTGCAAAGTTTTTGTTACTGTTAACACTTTGATAAAAGAGAGTGAAAAAGAAGAATTTGTAGAGTATATAAAGTTTTTATATGAAGCGAATGTAGATGCACTTATTTTACAAGATATAGGTATGGCTAAGTCCATAAGAGAGAGATGGCCAAATTTTGAAATACATGCTAGTACGCAAATGGTTGCTCATTCACTAAAGGATGCTAAATTTTTAGAGGATATGGGGTTTTCTAGGGTAGTGCTAGCAAGAGAATTAAATATAGAAGAAATATCATATATAGTTAAAAATACAAATGTTGATATAGAAGTGTTTGTGCACGGTGCATTATGTGTAGGATATTCTGGACAATGCCTTATGAGTACTAGTATAGGTACTAGATCAGGTAACAGGGGAAGATGTGCACAACCATGTAGAAAAAAATATAAACTATATGATTCAGAAGAGAAAGAATATATTAATACCAAGGGTGAATATTTGCTCAGTCCAAGGGATTTAAACTCTATTGAAAATGTAGAGGAACTGATTAAATCTGGAATATACTCATTTAAAATAGAAGGTAGAATGAAAAAACCAGAATATGTAGCTACTGTAGTCAATAGATATAGAAAGGCAATGGATTCAAGTATAAATAATTCAAATTATCCTATTGTACAAAAAGATATAGATGACTTATTTTCTATATTTAACAGAAAATTTACTCAAGGTTATTTATTCAATAAATGTGGAGCTGATATAATGAATGCAGATAAGCCTAATAATAGAGGCTTATATATTGGTAAGGCTTTGATTTACGATAATAAAAGAAAAAGATTAAAGATTAAACTTGAAAAAGATCTGAATAAAGGTGATGGATTGAATATAGGCGGTGGTGATGTAGGAAGGATTATTGATGGTAAAAATATAAAGACAAGTGCTAGAGCTGGTCAAACTATAGAAATAGATTTTCCAAGATATATAAAATCTGGAACGGATATCTATAAGACTAATGATAGCGAGTTATTAAATGAAGCTAGAAAAACCTATCAGGAAGGTAAAGAGCTGATAAAAATACCTTTAGATGCAAAAATAGATGTAAACTTAAATAAAAAAGCAAAGCTTATATTTAGGGATAATGAAAATATTGGACAAGCAATTAGTAAATCTGTAGTAGAAAAAGCTATAAAGGTAGAGCTTAGTTCAGAAAAATTACTTAGTCAAATAAGTAAGTTAGGAAATACTCCTTTTGAAATTGATAATATCAATATTGAATTAGACAAGGGGGTTTCTATGCCAATTAGTCAAATAAATGAGATGAGAAGGGTAGCTATTGAAGAACTTTATAAAGAAAAAATAAAAATTAAAAGAAAGCATGTATATGATAAGTTCATTGAATACAAAAATGATTTAAATAGAGAACTTATAGATAATAAAAATATAGTAATTTGCAAGGAAGATAATAAAGAAAATATATTATCTGTATCCTGTTGGACAATCGACCAGTTAAAAGCAAGTCTTGATTTAGATCTAGATAATATATATTTTAGAGAACCTTCTTTATTAATACAGGCTTTGAATTTATTTAAAGTATACAAAGAGAAAAACAAAATTCACAGTAAATTTATAATATATTTACCAAGAATAGTTAGAAATGAAAATACATATGTATATAGTTTGTTGGATAACTTAAGATACGAGTATATGGATTTAATTGATGGATTTAGAGTTTCTAACTACGGGCAAATTAAATATTTTAAGGATAATTTTAGAGGAAAGAATTTATATATTAGCTCATGGCTTAATATTCTCAATAGTGAATCTATTGCCTTTTATAAGGAATTAGGAGCAAAAAATATTTGTATATCTCAAGAAGCTTCAGCTAATCAGATTTCTATGCTAAAAGATAAAGATAAGCTAGAGTACATTGTATACGGTAATACTGAAATGATGATAAGTGAATATTGTCCAATGGGAGTATTAACAAAGTTGTGTAAAAAGGATAAGAGAGATTCTAAATGTAATAAAAGTATTTATTCACTTGAATCTGAAGATGGTCAAAAATTTAGATTAAAACAAGATGAGAATTGTAGAACAACAATATACGCCCAAGAATGTGTAAATCTTATTGAGGATATAAAATATTTAAATAATATGGGAATATCTAATTATGAAATATCTCTTTCCTTTGAAAGCTATAATGAATCATATGATATATTAGCTTTGTATAAAAATTTTATAGATGATGAATTGAAAAATAGCAAAAAGGTAATAAATAATGATAAGTATAATAAATTAAATATTGATATTCAGCTAAAAAAACTTACGACTAAGTATAATAAAATCTATAATAGTGGACATTTATATAAGGAAATTGATTAA
- a CDS encoding NAD(P)H-hydrate dehydratase, whose amino-acid sequence MEKYVDRKYILEIFKIRKDDCNKSDCGKVLVYAGSRGYYGAAYLTTRAATRTGSGLVSLICDHDVQKVNAIRLIEEMTCSIEESVRVNKLLRNADAVAFGPGMGNTPATKNKLENLLNKYKGPLVIDADGINVLDRNFIDINKRTILTPHLGEFSRLIGVGVEEIKSNRVKYSKEFAKKASCIIVLKGKNTIITNGEDVYINTTGNPGMANGGMGDTLTGMITSLCGQGYDIFKAAIFGVYLHGLCGDYIYEDNFTVNANDLNKVIPKIMKMIYNDVKK is encoded by the coding sequence ATGGAAAAGTATGTTGATAGAAAATACATATTAGAAATATTCAAGATTAGAAAAGACGATTGTAATAAATCTGACTGTGGAAAGGTTTTGGTTTATGCTGGTTCAAGAGGATATTATGGAGCAGCATATCTAACAACACGAGCTGCTACAAGAACTGGTTCTGGACTTGTAAGTCTAATATGTGATCATGATGTCCAAAAGGTAAATGCTATAAGGTTAATTGAGGAAATGACTTGTAGCATAGAGGAAAGTGTTAGAGTAAATAAATTATTAAGAAATGCTGATGCAGTTGCTTTTGGACCAGGAATGGGAAATACTCCAGCAACAAAGAACAAATTAGAAAACTTATTAAATAAATATAAGGGTCCCTTAGTAATAGATGCAGATGGAATAAATGTATTAGATAGAAATTTTATAGATATAAATAAAAGAACAATATTGACGCCTCATTTAGGCGAATTTTCTAGATTAATAGGTGTAGGTGTAGAAGAAATAAAATCCAATAGAGTTAAATACTCAAAAGAATTTGCAAAAAAAGCTTCATGTATAATAGTATTAAAAGGTAAAAATACTATTATAACTAATGGTGAAGATGTATATATCAATACAACAGGAAATCCAGGTATGGCTAATGGAGGAATGGGAGATACACTAACAGGTATGATTACTTCTCTTTGTGGACAAGGCTATGATATTTTTAAAGCTGCAATTTTTGGAGTATATTTACATGGATTGTGCGGTGATTATATTTACGAAGATAATTTTACAGTCAATGCTAATGATTTGAATAAAGTTATACCCAAAATCATGAAAATGATATATAATGATGTCAAGAAATAA
- a CDS encoding NfeD family protein, whose product MFGLSMRIIWIIIAIAFGIIEAATLSLTMIWFSIGAVAAIITSYFTDNILIQLFVFAIVSGVFLYFATKKLIKIDRDKNNTHWAGIDTNADAFIGKKGYVVKTISPKEFGIVKVKGEEWTAVSLDQEQTIESDQEIIVRGIQGVKLIVEKV is encoded by the coding sequence TTGTTCGGACTAAGCATGAGGATTATATGGATAATAATTGCTATTGCTTTTGGAATAATTGAAGCAGCTACATTAAGCCTTACAATGATTTGGTTTAGTATTGGAGCTGTAGCAGCAATAATAACTTCATACTTTACTGATAATATTTTAATTCAACTATTTGTTTTTGCTATTGTATCAGGTGTTTTTTTGTATTTTGCAACAAAAAAGCTCATCAAGATCGATAGAGATAAAAACAATACACATTGGGCAGGCATTGATACAAATGCTGATGCCTTTATTGGGAAAAAAGGTTATGTAGTTAAAACTATATCTCCAAAAGAGTTCGGTATTGTAAAAGTAAAGGGTGAAGAATGGACAGCAGTATCACTTGACCAAGAGCAAACAATTGAAAGTGATCAAGAAATTATAGTTAGAGGAATACAAGGTGTAAAACTTATTGTAGAGAAAGTATAG
- a CDS encoding SPFH domain-containing protein codes for MGLIFLIIIVVLLIILAFRCIRIVKQARVGIITRLGKFHAEAKTGIHFLVPFLDRMAYMIDLREMVVDFPPQPVITKDNVTMQIDTVVYYKVTDPKSYVFEIANPISAIENLTATTLRNIIGDLDLDETLTSRDIINVKMRTILDEATDIWGIKVNRVELKNILPPKDIQNAMEKQMRAERERREAILQAEGGKQSKILIAEGEKQSAILKAEARKEAMIREAEGERQLKILEAEGEAEAIRNTYTARAEGEAAVIRETKKAEADGIRMVFSAMKEADIDDNILALKSMEALEKLGQSESSKLVLPSDAVNFLGTFKGIKEVMSDDKKKNDTNIDIDINAIDKKLLEKPEEIKLENTDKQ; via the coding sequence ATGGGTTTAATTTTTTTAATTATCATAGTTGTACTATTAATAATACTAGCTTTTAGATGCATAAGAATTGTAAAGCAAGCTAGAGTTGGTATAATAACAAGATTGGGTAAATTTCATGCAGAAGCAAAAACAGGTATTCATTTTTTAGTACCATTTTTGGATAGAATGGCATATATGATAGATCTTAGAGAAATGGTTGTAGATTTTCCACCACAGCCAGTTATCACTAAAGATAATGTAACTATGCAAATAGATACGGTAGTTTACTATAAGGTTACTGACCCAAAAAGCTATGTATTTGAAATAGCTAATCCGATTTCTGCTATAGAAAATCTTACAGCGACTACGCTTAGAAATATTATAGGTGATTTGGATTTGGATGAAACTCTTACTTCAAGAGATATAATCAATGTCAAGATGAGAACTATATTAGATGAAGCAACGGATATTTGGGGCATCAAGGTAAACAGAGTAGAACTTAAGAATATTTTACCTCCAAAAGATATACAAAACGCAATGGAAAAACAGATGCGTGCAGAGAGAGAAAGAAGAGAAGCTATACTACAGGCAGAAGGTGGAAAGCAGTCTAAAATACTAATAGCAGAAGGTGAAAAACAGTCTGCAATCCTTAAGGCAGAAGCTAGAAAAGAAGCTATGATTAGAGAAGCAGAAGGTGAGAGACAGTTAAAGATACTTGAAGCAGAAGGTGAAGCAGAGGCTATTAGAAATACATATACAGCTAGGGCAGAAGGTGAAGCAGCAGTAATTCGTGAGACTAAAAAGGCAGAGGCAGATGGTATTAGAATGGTATTTAGTGCAATGAAAGAAGCTGATATTGATGACAATATATTAGCGCTTAAATCTATGGAAGCTCTTGAGAAATTAGGACAGAGTGAATCATCTAAGTTAGTATTACCATCAGATGCAGTAAATTTCTTAGGAACTTTTAAAGGTATAAAAGAAGTAATGTCAGATGATAAGAAAAAGAACGATACAAATATAGATATAGATATAAACGCTATAGACAAGAAATTACTTGAAAAACCTGAAGAAATCAAGTTAGAAAACACTGATAAACAATAA
- a CDS encoding DUF6483 family protein, whose translation MALVDRLQSEKREKVFKELLGRKYSSLSDLDFVYNPMEEILLITIKRLVMEGKINHAEDTLFENISKIKSPNSVYIAGEFYTMLLEMPEDELEKMNFTREEIFSGIEDVKEILGDIVI comes from the coding sequence ATGGCTTTAGTAGATAGATTACAAAGTGAAAAGAGAGAAAAAGTATTTAAAGAGCTTTTGGGAAGAAAATACAGTTCTTTAAGTGATTTGGATTTTGTATATAATCCGATGGAAGAAATATTATTAATAACTATAAAAAGATTGGTGATGGAAGGTAAGATTAATCATGCTGAAGATACTTTATTTGAGAATATATCAAAAATAAAAAGCCCTAATTCTGTTTATATAGCTGGGGAATTTTATACTATGTTATTAGAGATGCCTGAAGATGAGTTAGAAAAGATGAATTTCACTAGAGAAGAGATATTTTCTGGAATTGAAGATGTAAAGGAAATATTAGGAGATATTGTAATATAA
- a CDS encoding DUF1846 domain-containing protein encodes MKIGFDHNKYLEEQTKYILERVNNYDKLYIEFGGKLIGDLHAKRVLPGFDENAKIKVLSHMKDKVEIIICVYAGDIERNKVRGDLGITYDMEVMRLIDDLRGYNLDVNSVVITRYEGQPAATILINKLERRGIKVYRHGNTKGYPTDVDTIVSEEGFGANPYIETTKPIVVVTAPGPNSGKLGTCLSQLYHENKRGKSAGYSKYETFPVWNLPLKHPVNIAYEAATVDLNDVNMIDSFHLEKYGETTVNYNRDIELFPVLKKIIEKITGKESVFQSPTDMGVNQVAFGIFDDEIVSEASRQEIIRRYFKTLCEYKKGSLDKDAVSRMKMIMESVGLKGEDRKVVNIAREYNEKHCCIDDGHVCQSVALELDEGDVLVGKFSDLLNGPAAVILNSVKHLAEISDEIHLIPQIVLEPIINLKKNTLKSRNISLNSEEVLMALSISAVTNPIAKYAMDKLPLLKGSQAHSTVILSNVDEQIFRKLGIDVTCDPEFQSTNLYEG; translated from the coding sequence ATGAAAATTGGTTTTGACCACAATAAGTATTTAGAAGAACAGACTAAATACATACTAGAAAGAGTAAATAATTATGATAAGCTTTATATTGAGTTTGGTGGAAAACTTATAGGTGACTTACATGCAAAAAGAGTATTACCAGGTTTTGATGAAAACGCAAAAATTAAAGTATTAAGTCATATGAAAGATAAGGTAGAAATTATTATCTGTGTATATGCGGGCGATATTGAAAGAAATAAAGTCAGAGGTGATTTAGGAATCACTTATGATATGGAAGTTATGAGATTGATTGACGATCTAAGAGGTTATAATTTGGATGTGAATTCAGTGGTAATTACTAGATATGAAGGTCAGCCTGCAGCTACTATTTTAATTAATAAATTAGAACGTAGAGGAATAAAGGTTTATAGACATGGAAATACTAAAGGATACCCAACCGATGTGGATACTATAGTTAGTGAAGAAGGTTTTGGAGCTAATCCATATATTGAAACTACAAAGCCGATAGTTGTAGTGACTGCACCTGGTCCAAATAGCGGTAAATTAGGTACGTGCTTAAGTCAGTTATATCATGAAAATAAAAGAGGTAAGTCAGCAGGATATTCAAAATATGAAACTTTTCCAGTATGGAACTTGCCATTAAAGCATCCTGTAAATATTGCTTATGAGGCTGCAACAGTAGATTTAAATGATGTAAATATGATTGATTCATTCCATTTAGAAAAATATGGTGAAACGACAGTAAATTACAATAGAGATATAGAACTATTTCCTGTATTGAAAAAGATAATTGAAAAAATAACAGGCAAAGAAAGTGTATTTCAATCACCTACTGATATGGGAGTTAATCAGGTAGCTTTTGGAATTTTTGATGATGAGATTGTGAGTGAAGCTTCAAGACAAGAAATAATAAGAAGATACTTTAAAACGTTATGTGAATATAAAAAGGGTTCTTTAGATAAGGATGCTGTATCAAGAATGAAGATGATTATGGAATCGGTTGGTTTAAAGGGCGAAGATAGAAAAGTTGTAAACATAGCAAGAGAATATAATGAGAAGCATTGCTGTATAGATGATGGCCATGTATGCCAATCTGTAGCATTAGAATTAGATGAAGGCGATGTATTAGTAGGAAAGTTTTCGGATTTATTAAACGGACCTGCAGCTGTTATATTAAATTCAGTAAAACATTTAGCTGAAATATCAGATGAAATACATTTAATACCACAAATAGTATTAGAACCAATTATTAATTTAAAGAAAAATACTTTAAAGAGTAGAAATATATCACTAAACTCAGAAGAGGTTCTAATGGCTTTGAGCATTAGTGCAGTTACAAACCCAATTGCGAAGTATGCTATGGATAAGTTACCTCTATTGAAAGGGTCACAAGCCCATTCAACAGTAATTTTATCAAATGTAGATGAACAAATATTTAGAAAACTAGGAATTGATGTCACTTGTGATCCGGAATTTCAGTCAACAAATCTTTACGAAGGATAA
- a CDS encoding 30S ribosomal protein S1 translates to MENNMTMQELLDMQEQELSKINVGEEITGKVAQINHDELILSLEVGFDGVIPANELNLSKGKSLEDVYEVGQEITGIITNISYKDATIKISRLKLEQQADLKELIDAMEEHKTITVHTTKALERGLYARYKSHNMFMPISQIDTKFVKDTNEYVGLDLECYVKEVNPRKNRIIVSHREVAQEVLDVERKEKKEKIKAEREAERARIKAEREEAKKKREEIFESLVEGEKRTGKVTNIMPYGAFIDLGGIEGLAHINNLSWTRVESVESVVSVGDEVTVFVESVDPETKRISLALKDPDQDPWKLIADEVSVGSVVKAKVLRIIDKGAFVEVKSGIEAYLPIGELSEGRVNKVEDVINVGDEIKAVVIKFNPANKRMMLSIKELSREPEEDLSQFMSTGEETLGTIGEALKDKIEL, encoded by the coding sequence ATGGAAAACAATATGACAATGCAAGAGCTACTTGACATGCAAGAGCAGGAGCTAAGTAAGATAAATGTAGGAGAGGAAATTACAGGTAAGGTTGCACAAATTAACCATGATGAGCTTATTTTAAGTTTAGAAGTTGGTTTTGATGGTGTAATACCAGCTAATGAATTGAACCTATCTAAGGGTAAGTCTTTAGAAGATGTTTATGAAGTTGGACAGGAAATTACTGGTATTATAACTAATATTAGTTATAAGGATGCAACTATAAAAATCTCTAGATTAAAGTTAGAACAACAAGCGGATTTAAAAGAATTAATAGACGCTATGGAAGAACATAAGACAATAACAGTACATACAACTAAAGCTTTAGAGAGAGGTTTGTATGCTAGATATAAATCACATAACATGTTTATGCCTATATCTCAGATAGATACTAAGTTTGTAAAGGATACAAATGAATATGTAGGACTTGATTTAGAATGTTATGTTAAGGAAGTAAATCCAAGAAAAAATAGAATAATAGTATCTCATAGAGAAGTTGCTCAGGAAGTTCTTGATGTAGAAAGAAAAGAAAAGAAAGAAAAGATAAAAGCCGAAAGAGAAGCTGAAAGAGCTAGAATAAAGGCTGAAAGAGAAGAAGCTAAGAAAAAGAGAGAAGAGATATTTGAGTCACTTGTAGAAGGTGAAAAGAGAACTGGTAAGGTTACAAATATTATGCCTTATGGTGCATTTATCGACTTAGGTGGAATTGAAGGTCTTGCTCATATTAATAATCTTTCATGGACAAGAGTAGAGTCAGTAGAATCAGTAGTTTCAGTTGGTGATGAAGTAACTGTGTTCGTTGAAAGTGTTGATCCAGAAACTAAAAGAATTTCGCTAGCATTAAAAGATCCAGATCAGGACCCATGGAAATTAATCGCTGATGAAGTATCAGTTGGTTCTGTAGTAAAAGCAAAAGTTCTTAGAATAATTGATAAGGGTGCATTTGTAGAAGTTAAGTCTGGTATTGAAGCTTATTTACCAATAGGTGAATTAAGTGAAGGTAGAGTAAACAAGGTTGAAGATGTAATAAATGTTGGAGACGAAATAAAGGCTGTTGTAATTAAATTTAATCCAGCTAACAAGAGAATGATGCTTTCTATAAAGGAATTATCAAGAGAGCCAGAAGAAGACCTTAGTCAGTTTATGTCAACTGGAGAAGAAACTCTTGGAACAATTGGTGAAGCATTAAAAGATAAAATAGAATTATAA